From one Bacteroidota bacterium genomic stretch:
- a CDS encoding PspC domain-containing protein, with translation MKKTIKINLGGMAFTIDEDAYDKLKTYLAQIGDYFENESEKKEIIDDVEARIAELFSVRLKEQKEVICLDDVSEAIKIMGEPEDFREDKETSGEPAKQKTGGKTTTNNYYSKRFYRDPDNAVLGGVCGGLGAYMNIDPVIIRVLFVILFFGFGVMGIVYLVLWLVVPKALTTAQKLEMRGKEINVSNIRNEYNDAVNNVKKTVRSDGFNDMVHVMGKIIRTCLKIFALFMGIIFILVGVALLFFFTFLPFHHDLFWGSLNNVEVSFPQLVNLFVSSGNVTLVIICLIIALTVPLVALIYAGSKIIFHFKANDKNIGITALVLWFISILTLIALFFTEARNYAQYETVTQTCPLKANPANTLYLQVNESKPQTLNIDSWFYHGHSRILVTDHADKIYGEPTFTIEKSDDGQIKLLIKKEAHGMDRNIAAQNAQKIIYSWEQKDSLLLMDDHFNLPVNAKWTFPNISITLEIPENYKVFINPNMSEILHDIKNVSGTWDENMVGKKWVMKTDGLEEVNP, from the coding sequence ATGAAAAAGACGATAAAAATCAACCTGGGCGGAATGGCTTTTACCATTGACGAGGATGCATACGATAAACTGAAAACTTACCTGGCTCAAATTGGCGATTATTTCGAAAATGAATCCGAAAAAAAGGAAATCATCGATGATGTTGAAGCCCGTATAGCCGAACTTTTTAGTGTCAGGCTTAAAGAACAGAAAGAAGTAATTTGCCTGGACGATGTTTCGGAGGCCATCAAAATTATGGGGGAACCCGAAGATTTCCGTGAAGATAAGGAAACATCCGGTGAACCGGCCAAACAAAAAACAGGGGGAAAAACAACTACAAATAATTATTATTCCAAACGTTTTTACCGCGATCCGGATAATGCTGTTTTAGGAGGTGTTTGCGGAGGATTAGGCGCCTACATGAATATAGATCCGGTTATTATAAGAGTTTTATTTGTAATCCTTTTCTTCGGATTCGGTGTCATGGGAATTGTCTACCTTGTCCTCTGGCTGGTTGTTCCCAAGGCTTTAACTACGGCCCAGAAACTTGAAATGCGCGGGAAAGAAATTAATGTTTCCAATATCCGCAATGAGTACAATGATGCGGTGAATAACGTGAAAAAAACCGTAAGATCGGATGGATTCAATGATATGGTGCATGTTATGGGCAAAATTATCCGGACCTGCCTGAAAATATTTGCCCTGTTTATGGGGATCATCTTTATCCTGGTAGGTGTGGCCCTTTTATTTTTCTTCACGTTCCTTCCTTTCCATCATGATCTTTTCTGGGGTTCGTTGAATAACGTGGAAGTTTCTTTCCCACAACTGGTAAATCTTTTTGTCAGTTCCGGGAATGTAACCCTGGTAATCATCTGTTTGATCATTGCGTTAACAGTTCCACTGGTGGCTTTGATTTATGCAGGGTCAAAAATCATTTTCCACTTTAAAGCCAACGACAAAAACATTGGAATAACTGCACTGGTTTTATGGTTTATCAGCATCCTGACCCTGATTGCCCTGTTCTTCACAGAAGCCCGCAATTATGCCCAATATGAAACGGTAACCCAGACCTGTCCGTTGAAAGCAAACCCTGCCAATACCCTCTATCTTCAAGTAAATGAAAGTAAACCGCAGACACTGAATATAGATTCGTGGTTCTATCATGGGCACAGCCGTATATTGGTCACTGACCATGCGGATAAAATTTATGGGGAACCAACTTTTACCATTGAAAAAAGCGATGACGGTCAGATAAAACTCCTGATCAAAAAGGAGGCTCATGGAATGGACAGAAACATTGCAGCACAGAATGCCCAAAAAATAATCTATTCCTGGGAACAAAAGGATTCCCTCCTCCTGATGGATGATCACTTCAATCTCCCTGTAAATGCTAAATGGACATTCCCCAATATTTCAATCACACTGGAAATACCTGAAAACTATAAGGTTTTCATTAACCCTAACATGAGCGAAATTCTTCATGACATTAAAAATGTTTCCGGCACCTGGGATGAAAACATGGTGGGGAAAAAGTGGGTGATGAAAACCGATGGTTTGGAAGAAGTAAATCCCTGA
- a CDS encoding PadR family transcriptional regulator has protein sequence MNTENIKAQMRKGVLEYCILSILSKNDSYASDLINELKKSKLIVVEGTMYPILTRQKNAGLLSYRWEESPQGPPRKYYSLTPEGVEFLKELDQSWKELVDAVDSIRQNPNQ, from the coding sequence ATGAATACTGAAAATATTAAAGCCCAGATGCGTAAAGGAGTCCTGGAGTACTGCATTTTGTCCATACTGTCGAAAAATGATTCCTATGCATCGGACCTCATCAATGAACTCAAGAAATCCAAATTAATTGTTGTGGAAGGAACTATGTATCCTATACTAACCCGCCAAAAAAATGCAGGGTTGTTGAGTTATCGCTGGGAGGAATCACCTCAGGGACCGCCCAGAAAATATTATTCCCTTACTCCTGAAGGTGTCGAATTTCTCAAAGAGCTGGACCAATCCTGGAAGGAACTGGTTGACGCCGTTGATTCCATCAGACAAAACCCTAACCAGTAA
- a CDS encoding PspC domain-containing protein: MKTTLTVNLNQLIFNIDEDAYRELETYLGSIEERLDIIAEKQEILKDIESRIAEIFQQKLRKGKEVINIEDVQEVIKTIGSPEEFGEGGNFKQPEAQSTKPYKRMYRDPDNRVLGGVCGGIGAFWNFDPIFMRILFIILFLLYGSGLLIYLLMWIIIPEAKTPEQKEEMRGQAPSFQDIKKNVSKEFKNIKKKNKL, encoded by the coding sequence ATGAAAACAACTTTAACAGTCAACCTTAATCAACTGATCTTCAACATTGACGAAGATGCGTACCGCGAACTGGAAACCTACCTGGGCAGCATAGAGGAACGCCTGGATATAATTGCAGAAAAACAGGAGATCCTCAAAGATATAGAAAGCCGGATTGCCGAAATTTTCCAGCAAAAATTAAGGAAAGGTAAAGAGGTGATCAACATTGAAGATGTGCAGGAAGTCATAAAAACCATTGGTTCACCTGAAGAATTTGGCGAAGGCGGGAACTTCAAACAGCCCGAAGCTCAGAGCACAAAGCCCTACAAACGGATGTACCGGGATCCCGACAACAGGGTGCTTGGTGGAGTATGCGGCGGCATTGGAGCATTCTGGAATTTCGATCCCATATTCATGAGAATACTTTTTATTATCCTGTTCCTCTTGTATGGATCGGGGTTGTTGATATACCTGCTGATGTGGATAATTATTCCCGAAGCCAAAACGCCTGAACAAAAAGAAGAAATGCGTGGCCAGGCCCCCTCTTTCCAGGATATCAAAAAGAATGTCAGTAAAGAATTTAAGAACATCAAGAAAAAAAATAAGCTTTAA
- a CDS encoding SprT family zinc-dependent metalloprotease, protein MESKTLFYKDIGDIRFIKNNHVKNLSIRLKPFEGIRVVVPRGCDLRTAQEFVARKIPWIKKNLTKVQEAENKYTIFDENTDYSTQSHQLKIISCSQNAFRVSLSNEWIKVFYPETLNVKDPRVQSAVRRGIAEALRIEAKTYIPGRVQLLAEKFGFHYNQVTIKNIKSRWGSCSGVNNLNFSLHLMRLPIPLVDFVILHELCHTVHHNHGPKFWSLLQEVSGNAKGYTSEMKKFRIEIY, encoded by the coding sequence ATGGAAAGCAAGACATTATTTTATAAAGATATAGGCGACATTCGCTTCATCAAGAACAATCATGTAAAAAATCTGAGTATTCGCCTGAAACCTTTTGAGGGTATTCGCGTGGTGGTACCACGTGGTTGTGATTTGCGCACTGCTCAGGAATTTGTGGCCAGGAAAATCCCCTGGATTAAAAAAAACCTGACAAAAGTTCAGGAAGCAGAAAATAAGTATACCATTTTTGACGAAAATACGGATTATTCCACCCAAAGTCATCAGCTTAAAATTATTTCCTGCAGTCAGAATGCTTTTAGGGTAAGTTTATCCAATGAATGGATAAAGGTTTTTTACCCTGAAACTTTGAATGTAAAAGATCCACGGGTACAATCCGCCGTGAGGCGGGGGATTGCCGAAGCACTCAGGATTGAAGCAAAAACATATATTCCTGGCAGGGTTCAACTTTTAGCAGAAAAGTTTGGCTTTCATTATAATCAGGTGACCATTAAAAATATAAAATCACGCTGGGGTAGTTGCTCGGGCGTGAACAACCTGAATTTCAGTTTGCATCTGATGCGTCTTCCTATTCCATTAGTAGATTTTGTGATACTTCACGAGCTTTGTCATACGGTCCATCACAACCATGGGCCAAAATTCTGGTCCCTTTTGCAGGAAGTAAGCGGAAATGCAAAAGGATACACTTCTGAAATGAAAAAGTTCAGGATAGAGATTTATTGA
- a CDS encoding response regulator transcription factor — translation MNKVKILLAEDDENLGNLLSEYLKAKSYETDLFTDGESAFKSFEKTSYNICILDVMMPIKDGFTLAREIRMINSDIPIIFLTAKAMKEDVFEGFKIGADDYITKPFSMEELLFRIEAILRRTKTDQLVTSQTVFKLGKFTFDANKQILQSAKNNYKLTTKESELLRLLCNNINSVLERNFALKTIWIEDTYFNARSMDVYITKLRKYLKEDPSVSIINVHGKGFKLIITSPE, via the coding sequence ATGAATAAGGTAAAAATTTTGCTTGCAGAGGATGATGAAAATCTGGGTAATCTTTTAAGTGAATATTTGAAGGCCAAATCTTATGAAACCGATTTATTTACTGATGGAGAAAGTGCTTTTAAAAGTTTTGAAAAGACTTCTTACAATATTTGCATCTTGGATGTCATGATGCCTATCAAAGATGGTTTTACACTTGCCCGCGAAATCAGGATGATTAATAGTGATATCCCTATTATTTTCCTTACCGCCAAGGCAATGAAGGAAGATGTTTTTGAGGGTTTCAAAATTGGTGCTGACGATTATATTACCAAGCCCTTTAGCATGGAGGAACTGCTTTTCCGGATTGAAGCAATTTTACGCCGTACAAAAACCGACCAGCTGGTTACCAGTCAGACTGTTTTTAAACTGGGGAAATTCACTTTTGATGCCAATAAACAAATTTTGCAATCAGCAAAAAATAATTATAAGCTTACCACCAAAGAATCAGAACTGTTGCGTTTGTTGTGCAACAACATTAATTCTGTTTTGGAGCGGAATTTCGCACTTAAAACCATTTGGATTGAGGATACTTATTTTAATGCCCGCAGCATGGATGTTTACATCACCAAATTGAGAAAGTATCTTAAGGAAGACCCTTCAGTATCCATCATTAATGTTCATGGTAAAGGCTTTAAATTGATCATCACTTCTCCTGAATAA